The following proteins are encoded in a genomic region of Candidatus Paceibacterota bacterium:
- a CDS encoding pilin, with the protein MTAVANAEEIIGLEDSSSDSADSYYCDYCDENYGGETAGQTDRPAGNTTSFGTLVSRVVTFSMVLGAILAVVEIVVGGLEYIASAGNPTAKENGKKRITQALLGVLIALLSYAILYTINPDILNTGLGLQPVVIQKAPATSSSKQTQQQTTGVIKESAGECAAYCAPLSSGYDSSTKICSCNKALSKTCWTDGVGFFADAESCYLNRTGDKCAQKKDAECK; encoded by the coding sequence ATGACGGCAGTCGCAAATGCGGAAGAAATCATAGGGCTTGAAGACAGTTCTTCCGATTCCGCGGATTCCTATTATTGCGATTATTGCGATGAAAACTATGGGGGAGAGACAGCCGGACAAACGGACCGGCCCGCGGGAAATACAACAAGTTTTGGAACACTCGTAAGCCGCGTGGTTACGTTTAGTATGGTTTTAGGCGCCATCCTGGCGGTTGTGGAAATCGTGGTGGGCGGTCTTGAATATATCGCCTCGGCCGGAAACCCCACCGCAAAAGAAAATGGCAAGAAACGTATTACGCAGGCTCTTTTAGGGGTTCTTATAGCTCTTCTCTCTTACGCGATTCTTTACACTATAAATCCGGATATATTGAATACGGGGCTCGGATTACAGCCGGTTGTTATACAAAAAGCGCCTGCGACAAGTTCTTCTAAACAAACTCAACAGCAAACAACCGGGGTAATAAAAGAATCCGCCGGTGAATGCGCCGCGTATTGCGCGCCCCTTTCTTCTGGTTATGATTCATCAACAAAAATTTGTTCCTGCAATAAAGCATTGTCTAAAACTTGTTGGACGGACGGAGTTGGTTTTTTTGCCGATGCTGAAAGCTGTTATTTAAATAGAACCGGGGACAAGTGCGCGCAAAAAAAGGACGCGGAATGTAAATAA
- a CDS encoding DUF87 domain-containing protein: MRFFSTKESENNERILPVNPEQIYSTGVLELKDIVAPSALEINSKYVKLGDKLAKTFFIFSFPRFLSVNWFSPIINLDKIFDISIFVHPIDTSSILKQMQRKVAEVQSQIHMREEKGLIRDPMLDTAYQDLEDLRDKLQQAQERLFSLGLYITIYAESEDELASLEKEIKSSLESKLVYAKPALFQQAEGLETVFPFGNDRLSVNNKMNSSPISSLFPFVSFDLTSNKGILYGINRHNNSLVLFDRFSLENYNSVVFAKAGSGKSYATKLEILRSLMFDTSVVIVDPEREYEYLAEAVGGRYFNISLASKHHINPFDLPTPREDESPSDVLRSHIINLIGLFRIMLSGLTPEEDSVLDRAITETYASRDITPDSDFSTSIAPVLSDLELVLAGMEGGESLAQKLKKYTQGSWSGFINQPSNVDIDQKLIVFSVRDMEDDLRPVAMYLIINFIWNAVRKQLKKRLLVIDEAWWMMKSPDGASFLTHIAKRARKYFLGVATITQDVGDFLASPYGSPIINNSAIQLLLKQSPAAIDLLQETFKLTEEEKFLLLESDVGEGIFFAGLKHVAIKIIASYTEDQIITSDPAQLLAIKRAKKELAEGM, encoded by the coding sequence ATGCGTTTTTTTTCAACAAAAGAATCCGAAAACAACGAGAGGATATTGCCGGTCAATCCGGAGCAGATTTACAGCACCGGAGTTCTTGAACTCAAGGATATTGTCGCTCCTTCCGCGCTGGAAATAAATTCAAAATACGTGAAATTGGGCGATAAGCTGGCAAAAACTTTTTTCATTTTTTCCTTTCCGCGCTTTCTTTCCGTAAACTGGTTCTCGCCAATAATAAACCTGGACAAAATTTTCGACATTTCCATTTTTGTGCATCCAATAGACACTTCTTCCATACTGAAGCAGATGCAAAGGAAAGTTGCAGAAGTCCAATCGCAGATACACATGAGGGAAGAGAAAGGCCTTATCCGCGACCCGATGCTTGATACCGCGTATCAAGACCTTGAAGATTTGAGGGACAAACTTCAGCAAGCGCAAGAACGCCTCTTCAGTCTCGGGCTTTATATAACGATTTACGCCGAGTCCGAAGACGAACTCGCTTCTCTTGAAAAAGAAATCAAATCCTCCCTTGAATCAAAACTGGTCTACGCCAAACCGGCGCTCTTCCAGCAAGCGGAAGGCCTTGAAACGGTTTTCCCTTTTGGAAACGACCGCCTCTCGGTGAACAATAAAATGAATTCATCTCCGATTTCCAGCCTTTTCCCTTTTGTCTCTTTCGACCTTACTTCGAACAAAGGAATCCTCTACGGCATTAACAGGCACAACAACAGTTTGGTGCTTTTTGACAGATTTTCTCTTGAAAATTATAACTCTGTCGTCTTCGCCAAAGCCGGTTCCGGAAAATCATACGCCACAAAACTTGAAATTCTACGCTCTCTTATGTTTGACACAAGCGTTGTCATAGTGGATCCGGAAAGAGAGTACGAATACCTTGCGGAAGCGGTGGGCGGCAGATATTTCAACATATCGCTCGCGTCCAAACATCACATAAACCCGTTTGACCTGCCGACCCCGCGCGAAGACGAATCGCCTTCCGACGTATTGCGTTCTCATATAATAAATTTGATCGGGCTTTTCAGAATAATGCTCAGCGGGCTTACCCCCGAAGAAGATTCTGTTTTGGATCGGGCAATAACCGAGACTTACGCCTCGCGCGACATAACGCCGGATTCCGATTTTTCAACCAGTATAGCCCCCGTGCTATCGGACCTTGAACTTGTTTTGGCGGGCATGGAAGGAGGAGAAAGCCTGGCGCAAAAACTCAAAAAATACACGCAAGGCAGTTGGTCCGGATTTATAAACCAACCGTCAAACGTGGACATAGATCAAAAACTTATAGTCTTCTCGGTCCGCGACATGGAAGACGATTTAAGGCCGGTGGCGATGTACCTTATCATAAACTTCATCTGGAACGCGGTAAGAAAACAGCTCAAAAAACGGCTTCTTGTGATAGACGAAGCATGGTGGATGATGAAATCCCCCGACGGAGCTTCTTTCCTGACGCACATTGCCAAACGCGCCAGAAAATATTTTCTCGGAGTGGCGACAATCACGCAGGATGTGGGCGATTTTTTGGCATCGCCTTACGGAAGCCCCATAATAAACAACTCCGCAATACAGCTTCTTTTAAAACAATCGCCCGCGGCAATAGACCTTCTCCAGGAAACGTTCAAGTTAACCGAAGAAGAAAAATTTTTGCTTCTTGAATCCGATGTCGGCGAAGGAATTTTCTTTGCCGGATTGAAGCACGTTGCCATAAAAATAATCGCTTCCTATACCGAAGACCAAATAATAACGTCCGACCCGGCCCAGCTTTTGGCGATTAAAAGGGCAAAAAAAGAATTAGCAGAAGGAATGTAA